In the Raphanus sativus cultivar WK10039 unplaced genomic scaffold, ASM80110v3 Scaffold1321, whole genome shotgun sequence genome, ttcttcttctccacaatAAATTTCTGAAGGAAAAACAGAGTATAGTTTGCTAGGGTCTCCGTACGGTGTGTTGTACGGAGATCGATAGTTGTATCCTCTAGATAGACGTCCACAAACTACATACACCTTTGTAGGGGCGAAATTCTGTCTTAGGAGATTGCTCAAGCAAGCCTCTATCCAACTACGATTGATTAAGTTGTGAAAGAAAGGTAATTATCtgatttataagagtttataaaacgTGTAATCTTTATAAGCGGTTATAAATTCAAACGTATTGAGTACGTGAGATTGGTTTGCATCTGTACTTTGAATAACAATATCAATTTTCATGGCGCATCTCGGTGATATATCCTCTTTGTGGTagtctttgactatttctgtaGCTAAGAGAAGGTTCTCCACCAGTAGCCGATCTTTTACAAAAGCTGATTGATTGTAAGAGATACACTGAGGGAGAGTACCTTTCAATCGATTAGCTATTATCTTGGATATCACCTTGTAGAGGACATTGCAGCAAGATATTGGTCTATAATCTCTCATCTCCTGTGCTGAATCTTTTTTCGGTAGAAGCGCCAAGATGGTTGCATTGAGGCCTTTAGGAAGAAACCCCTTACTGAAGAAGGACTGTATAGCTATTGTGAGGTCCTTTCCGAGGATACTCCACGAGGATTTGAAGAACTCTGTGGTGAAACCATCAGGCCCCGGAGATTTATTACTTGGCATCTTGAAAATGACAAAACGATGTCTTGTTCTCAGACAAAGATTTTGGGGGTATCTTCTCTCTGCCGCTCCACTTTTAAGATTGACCTATCATCTCTTATCTCCTCTCTACTATTTACTTTACTCTCTTTTCACATAGTAGTATACTAGTAGTATAtcaaaataagtaaataatgTTATTGTGTGGGGAACAGAGGGCATTCACTACCATATCTCTTGTTAAGCCCCTCATTTCTTGAGCTCTCACTTTGCAGGCTTTTAAGCCAAGCCCATATAGGCAATGGCTCTAAGTAAGTCAACAGCCGAACTACTGTCCTAAATGCATGGTTTGAACAATAAGTTCTAAGAAGAGTTCTCTAGGTGCTATTGAGtgtaaaagaaaacaagaatgaGAACCAAATAACATTGTTATATACTCCACGCATAATGAGCACCAAGTTTACCAAACTGATATGAACTACTACAACGTTCTCTGAGACGACATCATTAAGCTTATCTTATGGAAGTCTTTTGCATTCAGTACCAGTTGAGAGGCTTTGACTGCACCTGTGAATTAAACTGTGAGTATGTGAATATCCTCCTTTGGATGGATCTCTTTAAGAGTCTCGTTTCTCCCATGGACTCTGCTTTCTTCATCACTTCTTAGTCGTAAGTGCATGCTTCAGGATCAACCTACAACTGCTCACTTGTATTGTATGACAGTGAGAAAACCAAGCGAGGAAGTGTGTAAAGATATTTAGAACTATATTGAGATGTAAATGACGATGAACATGTGAATTGATAATCTTGGAAAAAGATTGACCTGAAtgaaaaactatatttattgGCAAATGATAATACAATGACCTTAGAAATATATGTTAAAGTTAGAGAATTCAAAAATTTGTGTCATatttgtgtgtgtatatatatatttacttgtagcaatatatatatatatatatatatacactataatTTGCTTAATTAATATTGTGATATAATTTACTTTTACTATAAAAGTtcaaattgatatatatatatatatatatatatataatttgctTAATTAATATTGtgatataatttaattttactataaaaGTTCAAATTGATACTATTAAGATAATTAAGGTAATGTTCtgaaattaaaaccaaaaccaaaactaaaactaCAACAGTTAAATCTTCGAACCAAGCAAACTAATTTTTCATATCCAAACAAAACATTGAGATATCCACCCTTAATATTAACTTATTGGCATAACTAGCAAATATCAGTTTCCAGTTTTCACCAGAAAATCTCTAAAGTGCTTTAATCAAGCCTTGTGCAGAGTAATTCTTAAATGCTTCGAACCTCTCTCGACATTCTTCTGAACCTCCTCTGCTGCAGTCACTACCAACCTCTTTTGATCCTCGTCCAATCCCTTTGCCTCATAAAGGTCAAGCCGTTCCATCACGAGTCCCCTTCGGATCAGGTACTTCAGCACATGTAACTCGTTGGAGCCGCCCcgaaagttttttattttaacaacctTAAGTGTCCTTTCCAAACACTCATACGTACCGTTGGTGAGCCAAAACGTTTTCGGATCTAATGGAAACGAAATTCTCTGCAAAATCCAATTAAAACGTCAAGCATTTTTTACCAAATAATAATGCCTATATGTATACTGGAAATAAAAGCTTACCAAGATACGTTCAGTAGTATCCATATCAAACGTGAGAGATTCCAGTTCTTGACAGCTATTGAGAAATATTGTAATTCCTATGAACTCCTTTGCATGCAGATTAGTCTTCATCACCAAATGTCGTGCTTCCATCGCATCATGCAATTCCATAGGATCTTCACAGTCTTGGATCATCTACTTGAAAAAATATGATaagtaacaaaacaaaaaatgttgCACATACACAACGTTTAAAGGTAAGAGGAGACCAATCTACCTGAATAAGAAAAGAACAGATCGTCAGGTTCCTAACATGTGTCAGATTGAAAAAGATACGAGTAATATCGAATTCTGTATTTTGATAATGCATCAACGTGACCAAATGCTCTACAACTTCGATTTTTCTTGAGGCTGGGCTTGAGAAATCAATAGctacattttttatttgttttgaggcTGCAAATTCGGTTAGAGATATGATCTCTTTCTCGAAAGACACTGGTTCAGAGagataaaattctaaattttcaatGACTTGACCATTAAAGCTAGAGATCCATTGACGCATAGTGCTAACAAACAAAGCTCTCTCAGACT is a window encoding:
- the LOC108853582 gene encoding putative F-box/LRR-repeat protein At5g54820 yields the protein MVSRRKSDLLSSLPDCLLVTIISFLPFKQSVQTSVLDKRWKNICRETTSLVFKESEFVNLSADTETIKSERALFVSTMRQWISSFNGQVIENLEFYLSEPVSFEKEIISLTEFAASKQIKNVAIDFSSPASRKIEVVEHLVTLMHYQNTEFDITRIFFNLTHVRNLTICSFLIQMIQDCEDPMELHDAMEARHLVMKTNLHAKEFIGITIFLNSCQELESLTFDMDTTERILRISFPLDPKTFWLTNGTYECLERTLKVVKIKNFRGGSNELHVLKYLIRRGLVMERLDLYEAKGLDEDQKRLVVTAAEEVQKNVERGSKHLRITLHKA